One segment of Purpureocillium takamizusanense chromosome 7, complete sequence DNA contains the following:
- the CEF1 gene encoding Pre-mRNA-splicing factor cef1 (BUSCO:EOG09261CXQ~EggNog:ENOG503NU2G~COG:A~COG:D) translates to MPVVKGGVWTNIEDEILKASVSKYGLNQWARVSSLLARKTPKQCKARWNEWLDPSIKKIEWSKEEDEKLLHLAKIMPTQWRTIAPIVGRTANQCLERYQKLLDEAEARESSGLGLTGPDGGETQAPSADDVRRLRPGELDPDPETKPARPDTVDLDEDEKEMLSEARARLANTQGKKAKRKARERQQEESRRLASLQKRRELKTAGINVKVTTRKKGEMDYNADIPFETKAAPGFYDTSDEQRRNEHQRQAFDPRKQQLATKRKGDGDEDNDRKRRKNEKDGMSESQKAAIKAGQMQKLREAEQNSKRRALNLPAPQISEGELEDIVKMGKMGEAANTLARESDNDATRGFVNDYSTVNNSAPIRTPRAPAQEDHIANEIRNIRALNETKSALLGGENTPLYEGAASTGFDGIAPRKQVAATPNPMATPLRAGGVGATPARPGQTPMRTPRDTFALNREDGVSMVSATPRDIRLRELAGRNELRAGLASLPKPKDTEWEFEIPDEQQEAAMTDEARQEDAAARDRRERERKAAEEELERRRRTQVMQRNLPRPAVVNLDNLLNQAGQESDPAAALIAKETAVLMAHDAARYPLPGSQAKASARPVDRIDDAALADARLLILSEAKPRPPLEEIQTYFDGRAKDSTLLGLGCYNDDPAEQEAAMRAGFDAVQDAIMASAEQGAKLEKKLGLHLGGYQKRQKMLRDKVNDASDALEKARNALCGFKTLAISEDVAINRRLEALREEVGFVSRREREAQDEFRKVRDELEALRAGNVNGYH, encoded by the exons atgcccgtcgtcaagggAGGAGTCTGGACCAACATCGAGGATGAGATCCTCAAGGCCTCCGTCTCCAAATATGGCCTCAACCAGTGGGCGCGCGTCtcctcgctgctggcgcgcaaGACGCCCAAGCAGTGCAAGGCCCGCTGGAACGAATGGCTCGACCCCAGCATCAAGAAGATCGAATGgagcaaggaggaggacgagaagctgctccaTCTCGCCAAGATCATGCCCACGCAATGGCGCACCATCGCCCCCATTGTCGGCCGCACCGCCAACCAGTGTCTCGAGCGCTACCagaagctcctcgacgaggctgagGCCCGCGAGTCCTCCGGCCTTGGCCTCAccggccccgacggcggcgagacgcaggcccccagcgccgacgacgtgagGAGGCTGCGTcccggcgagctggaccCTGATCCCGAGACGaagcccgcccggcccgacaccgtcgacctcgacgaggacgagaaggaaATGCTGAGCGAGGCTCGTGCCCGTTTGGCCAACACGCAGggcaagaaggccaagaGGAAAGCCCGAGAACGTCAGCAAGAAGAGTCGCGCCGCTTGGCCTCTCTGCAGAAGCGCCGAGAGCTCAAGACCGCCGGCATCAACGTCAAGGTCACCACGCGCAAGAAGGGCGAGATGGACTACAACGCCGACATCCCCTTCGAGACAAAGGCCGCCCCCGGTTTCTACGATACGTCCGACGAACAAAGGCGCAAcgagcaccagcgccaggcGTTTGACCCTCGGAAGCAACAGCTGGCGACCAAGCGCAagggtgacggtgacgaggacaaCGACCGCAAGCGGAGGAAAAATGAAAAGGACGGCATGTCAGAGTCGCAAAAGGCTGCCATAAAGGCCGGTCAAATGCAGAAACTGCGTGAGGCCGAGCAAAACAGCAAGCGGCGAGCTCTGaacctgcctgccccgcAGATCAGCGAGGGAGAGCTCGAGGACATCGTCAAGATGGGCAAGATGGGAGAGGCGGCCAACACCTTGGCCAGGGAGAGCGACAACGACGCAACGAGGGGTTTTGTCAATGACTATTCGACGGTTAACAACAGCGCCCCGATCCGGACACCGAGAGCGCCCGCGCAAGAAGACCACATCGCCAACGAGATTCGGAATATACGCGCCCTCAACGAGACCAAGTCAGCGCTTCTTGGTGGCGAGAACACCCCGCTGTACGAAGGAGCGGCCTCCACCGGCTTCGATGGCATCGCGCCGAGGAAGCAggtcgccgcgacgccgaatCCCATGGCCACGCCCCTGAGAGCAGGCGGGGTCGGAGCCAcaccagcccggccaggccagacgCCCATGCGGACGCCGCGAGACACATTTGCGTTGAACAGAGAGGACGGCGTGTCCATGGTCTCGGCCACTCCCCGAGATATCAGGTTGCGggagctggccggccggaACGAGCTCCGGGCGGGactcgcctccctcccgaAGCCAAAGGACACCGAATGGGAATTTGAGATTCCGGATGAGCAACAAGAGGCGGCAatgacggacgaggcgcggcaggAAGACGCTGCCGCGCGGGATCGGAGggagcgcgagcgcaaggccgccgaggaagagcttgagcgcaggcgcaggacTCAAGTCATGCAGCGCAACCTGCCCCGCCCGGCCGTAGTCAACCTGGACAACCTGTTGAACCAGGCCGGCCAAGAGTCCGaccccgccgcagccctcatcgccaaggAAACGGCAGTCCTCATGGCCCACGACGCGGCCAGATACCCGCTGCCCGGCTCCCAGGCGAAGGCCTCGGCCCGGCCCGTCGACCGcattgacgatgccgccctcgcagACGCCCGCCTGCTCATTCTCTCCGAGGCGAAGCCGCGTCCTCCCCTGGAAGAGATACAGACCTACTTTGACGGTCGGGCAAAGGACTCGACACTGCTCGGCCTTGGGTGCTACAACGATGACCCAGCGGAGCAGGAGGCCGCGATGCGCGCTGGCTTCGAT GCCGTGCAagacgccatcatggcgtcggcAGAGCAAGGCGCcaagctggagaagaagctcggcctccacctcggcggGTACCAGAAACGGCAGAAGATGCTGCGGGACAAGGTCAACGACGCCTCGGACGCGCTCGAAAAGGCGCGCAACGCGCTCTGCGGGTTCAAGACGCTCGCCATCTCCGAGGACGTGGCCATCAACAggcgcctcgaggcgctgaGGGAAGAAGTGGGCTTCGTCAGCCGGCGCGAACGAGAGGCGCAGGACGAGTTTAGAAAGGtccgcgacgagctggaggcgctgcgggcgggcaatGTCAATGGGTATCACTGA
- a CDS encoding Beta-aspartyl-peptidase (COG:U~TransMembrane:14 (i175-197o203-222i243-262o268-293i305-324o336-357i378-398o404-422i443-466o478-500i507-528o534-562i574-596o644-665i)~EggNog:ENOG503NUY9), with protein sequence MPISKLRADNIKATAVNPCLSGTRSGRALAVSGSENLAGLTVDGDLLGRLSKSLPTSSPVLEPESCGVAILRPVVLDQSQESSKTATEQSILIGGPVDEEEDGGDDGRDVMDCRGRPTERSPLLPPRDRHCPFSPKPTIRRAGETVNTDTDTNENNNENDAEPPPYLNGVSPGRFWFIFSQLLLSQFIGCFDGTIMASSHPVITSYFGAANSASWLSTAFLLTSTAFQPLLGRLSDAVGRKPLFLGCLAIFALATAWCAAAWSIESFIVARALCGLGAGGSMTLGSIITSDLVPIERRGAYQSMINVTFGVGSALGSALGGAMAEALGWRWEFGVQIPPLVLCLGISAVAIPAELGIVEEERKGVWRALREFDTRGSLLLSASISFLILGLNLGGNVLAWSHPFIVASLAVFAVCFPVFLLVESRVRRPIMPLHLIRYTPRSNLIIANFFAAMISNSIVFNIPLYFQAVLLTIATSSGLRLVLPSLVASIAGTGTGFAITWTRRLKWPLITGAAMYLAGTARLCLLRRDLKRAAYLLVLVPSSLGQGFQFPGTFLAVLACSAQADQAVVTSTLLLWRSLGMVLSVSASSLVVQNALVHHLGLNVYGPERESVIARVRASVEAIATLEEPYREQVIRSYDNALRLTFFCCIGLAVVNYLLLVPVKLPRLAFRKHGK encoded by the exons ATGCCTATAAGCAAGTTGCGGGCCGACAATATCAAGGCTACGGCGGTGAATCCATGCCTCTCCGGCACGAGGTCTGGGCGTGCGCTCGCCGTGTCGGGCAGTGAGAACCTTGCAGGCTTGACGGTGGACGGCGATTTGTTAGGACGGCTTTCGAAATCGctgcccacgtcgtcgccagtgTTGGAGCCGGAGTCTTGCGGCGTCGCCATATTGCGGCCGGTCGTGTTGGATCAGTCCCAGGAGAGCAGCAAGACGGCAACGGAGCAAAGCATCCTGATTGGCGGTCCtgttgacgaggaagaggatgggGGGGATGACGGTCGCGACGTGATGGATTGTCGTGGTCGGCCTACGGAGAGGTCGCCGCTTCTCCCGCCTCGAGACCGTCACTGCCCCTTTTCTCCTAAGCCGACGATTCGCAGGGCCGGCGAAACCGTCaacaccgacaccgacaccaaCGAGAATAACAACGAGAACGAtgcagagccgccgccctaTCTTAACGGTGTGTCCCCCGGGCGTTTCTGGTTCATCTTCTCTCAGTTGCTGCTGTCGCAGTTCATCGGGTGCTTCGACGGCAccatcatggcgtcgtcgcacCCGGTCATCACGTCCTACTTTGGGGCGGCCAACTCGGCGTCGTggctgtcgacggccttTCTGCTTACCTCAACGGCCTTCCAGCCGTTGCTAGGCCGCCTGTCCGACGCTGTGGGCCGCAAGCCGCTCTTTCTCGGCTGCCTCGCCATTTtcgcgctggcgacggcatggtgcgccgccgcgtggtCCATCGAGAGCTTCATcgtggcgagggcgctgtgcgggctcggcgcgggGGGATCCATGACGCTAGGGAGCATCATCACGAGCGACCTGGTGCCGATAGA acggcgcggcgcgtaCCAGTCCATGATCAACGTCACATTTGGTGTCGGCTCCGCGCTGGGGTCCGCGCTGGGCGgtgccatggccgaggcaCTGGGCTGGCGGTGGGAGTTTGGCGTCCAGATCCCGCCACTGGTGCTGTGCCTGGGTATCTCGGCCGTGGCGATCCCTGCGGAGctgggcatcgtcgaggaggagcgcaagggTGTGTGGCGGGCACTGCGCGAGTTCGACACTCgcggctcgctgctgctgtcggcgtCGATATCCTTTCTCATCCTGGGTCTT AACCTCGGAGGCAACGTTCTTGCGT GGTCGCACCCCTTTATCGTCGCCTCGCTCGCAGTCTTCGCCGTCTGCTTCCCCGTCTTCTTGCTCGTTGAGTCGCGTGTCCGCCGGCCCATCATGCCGCTTCACTTGATCCGCTATACGCCGCGCTCCAACCTCATAATTGCCAACTTTTTCGCTGCCATGATCTCCAACTCTATCGTCTTCAACAT ACCCCTCTACTTCCAGGCCGTCCTCCTCACCATTGCCACATCATCGGGCCTACGCCTCGTGCTGCCCTCGctcgtcgcctccatcgccggcaccggcaccggtTTCGCAATCACCTGGACTCGCCGCCTCAAGTGGCCGCTCATCACGGGCGCGGCCATGTACCTGGCCGGGACGGCACGCCTgtgcctcctccgccgcgacCTCAAGCGCGCCGCGTAtttgctcgtcctcgtcccctcGTCCCTCGGCCAAGGCTTCCAGTTCCCGGGAACCTTCTTGGCTGTCCTCGCGTGCTCGGCACAGGCTGATCAGGCCGTCGTCACGAGCACCCTCCTCCTGTGGCGCAGCCTCGGCATGGTCCTCAGCGTCTCTGCCAGCAGCCTCGTTGTTCAGAACGCCCTCGTGCACCACCTCGGCTTGAACGTCTACGGGCCGGAGAGGGAGTCCGTCATTGCCCGCGTCAGGGCCTCCGTTGAGGCCATTGCTACCCTGGAGGAGCCATACCGGGAGCAGGTCATTCGCAGCTACGACAATGCCTTAAGGCTCACGTTCTTCTGTTGTATCGGGCTGGCTGTTGTTAATTACTTGCTCCTCGTGCCTGTCAAGCTGCCACGACTTGCATTTAGAAAGCATGGGAAATAG
- a CDS encoding uncharacterized protein (EggNog:ENOG503NUE0~COG:G) has product MTASSSDEGPAALNDFLRPFHVDVDTCHALSQRFADNFAYLAAESQDQFLPTPISQSILRPIADHGQGRHLAIDIGGTNLRVGFVELLAAKQSQEEANGVSVNGNSNGHSSGQTNGHSNGHQQQERAPSGRIRRHLEKSWSISNHLKNDNADSLFLWIGKCIAEVVAQGRQAFNIPSDEPLPLGVTFSFPTDQHSLSEATITSMGKGFAIPPDVELGARLQHGYDKFKTEDLPPIRVAAIANDSVSTLVSFIFNFDGAAHRRATMGLILGTGSNATVPLRLNSLHPTKQQQKVSVLPGEKAEDVKIAVNTEWSINGTAAPMREMGLITRWDDALSAQNERPGFQPLEYMTAGRYLGELGRMMMLSYLTETLGLPAETLPSMLLERHSLTTTFLSHFKPLEPAVLVAKLKAEFLEPTGFAWTERFAEALYHIAKAIELRAAGIIAAAVIALLTVAEELPAHGSAMQDPSVTELGVGYTGGCIVHFQDYLADCQQFVDALMRKRFGDKTPLRVALSPCHDGGITGAGILVAAAMSSKKLET; this is encoded by the exons atgacggcatcgtcatccgaCGAGGGTCCGGCCGCCCTCAACGACTTCCTTCGGCCCTTCCACGTCGATGTCGACACGTGCCACGCCCTTTCTCAGCGCTTCGCCGACAACTTTGCCTACCTCGCCGCAGAGTCGCAGGACCAGTTCCTTCCCACGCCCATCTCTCAATCCATCCTGCGGCCCATCGCAGaccatggccaaggacg ACATCTCGCAATAGACAT cggcggcaccaactTGAGGGTAGGCTTTGTTGAGCTACTCGCGGCTAAGCAATCCCAGGAGGAAGCCAATGGGGTCAGCGTCAACGGAAACAGCAATGGCCACTCCAGCGGCCAGACAAACGGCCACTCCAACGGTCATCAGCAGCAAGAACGCGCGCCATCCGGTCGTATACGGCGTCATCTGGAGAAGTCGTGGTCCATCTCAAATCACCTCAAGAACGACAATGCCGACAGCTTGTTCCTCTGGATTGGTAAGTGCATTGCCGAGGTCGTAGCCCAAGGACGCCAGGCATTCAACATTCCCAGCGATGAGCCGTTACCGCTCGGCGTGACCTTTAGTTTTCCAACCGACCAGCACTCTCTGTCGGAAGCGACCATAACCTCCATGGGTAAGGGCTTTGCCATACCgcccgacgtcgagctcggcgcgaGGCTTCAGCACGGCTATGACAAGTTCAAGACCGAGGACCTGCCGCCAATACGCgttgccgccatcgccaatgACTCCGTGTCCACGCTGGTCTCCTTCATCTTCAACTTTGACGGCGCAGCGCACCGTCGAGCCACCATGGGCCTGATCCTCGGCACCGGTAGCAATGCAACGGTTCCGCTGAGGTTGAACAGCCTCCACCCAACTAAGCAACAGCAAAAGGTGAGCGTGTTGCCCGGGgagaaggccgaggacgtcaagATCGCCGTCAACACGGAGTGGAGTATcaacggcacggcggcccccATGCGGGAGATGGGGTTGATAACTCGATGGGATGATGCGCTCAGCGCCCAGAACGAGAGGCCGGGGTTCCAACCGCTCGAATACATGACGGCGGGAAGGTATCTGGGCGAATTGGggcggatgatgatgctgagTTACCTGACGGAGACGCTTGGACTGCCTGCCGAGACGCTCCCGTCGATGCTTCTCGAGCGACACAGCCTGACGACAACGTTCCTCAGTCATTTCAAGCCCTTAGAGCCTGCCGTCCTCgtggccaagctcaaggcggAGTTCCTGGAGCCGACGGGTTTTGCCTGGACCGAAAGATTTGCTGAAGCCTTGTACCACATTGCAAAGGCCATCGAACTGCGGGCTGCAGGCATCATAGCCGCTGCTGTCATCGCCCTTCTTACAGTGGCGGAGGAGCTTCCTGCTCACGGGTCTGCCATGCAGGACCCGAGCGTTACTGAACTGGGTGTCGGTTACACGGGCGGCTGTATCGTCCACTTCCAAGACTACCTGGCGGACTGCCAGCAGTTTGTGGACGCCCTGATGAGGAAAAGATTTGGAGACAAGACGCCTCTGCGGGTGGCGCTGAGCCCGTGCCATGACGGAGGGATAACAGGAGCGGGTATCCTGGTGGCCGCAGCCATGTCGAGTAAAAAGCTGGAGACATGA
- a CDS encoding uncharacterized protein (TransMembrane:1 (i36-54o)~COG:S~EggNog:ENOG503Q6WV): MDEKRSRSASQTQPCPDPRGAAAATTAAMPSRLRHVMRMTLSLVVALVVLYHVWTGAPQLSRHGVATGPVSGINNANRLVPLEAHIISKCPDTRDALRELILPAMQRVHDKVDFKLNYIGTPTANDGVECMHGPSECLGNIIELCARELYPDPKINLGFIMCLTKDYKDIPKRALIEDCALEHAVDFQSLNECATRDDGAHGLELLRTSVERTADVWRHHRETLPRGF; this comes from the exons ATGGATGAGAAGAGGAGCCGTAGTGCCAGTCAGACACAGCCCTGTCCGGACCCGcgaggtgccgccgccgccactaccgccgccatgccaaGTCGCCTCCGCCATGTCATGCGCATGACCCTCTCCCTCGTCGttgctctcgtcgtcctctaCCACGTCTGGACCGGTGCGCCACAGCTGAGCCGGCATGGCGTGGCTACTGGCCCAGTCTCCGGCATCAACAATGCGAACCGTCTGGTGCCCTTGGAGGCGCACATCATCAGCAAGTGCCCAGACACGAGG GATGCCCTCCGGGAGCTCATACTCCCCGCTATGCAACGCGTCCACGACAAAGTCGACTTCAAGCTCAACTACATCGGAAC CCCCACCGCCAACGATGGGGTCGAATGCATGCACGGCCCGTCCGAATGCCTCGGCAATATTATCGAGCTCTGTGCGCGCGAGCTGTACCCGGACCCCAAGATCAACTTGGGCTTCATCATGTGCTTGACCAAGGACTACAAAGACATTCCCAAGCGGGCTCTTATCGAAGACTGCGCCCTGGAGCACGCCGTTGACTTCCAGTCTCTCAACGAGTGCGccacgcgcgacgacggcgcacatggtctggagctgctgcgcacgAGCGTCGAGCGCACTGCTGACGTATGGAGACACCACCGCGAGACACTACCGAGAGGGTTCTAG
- a CDS encoding 5'-(N(7)-methyl 5'-triphosphoguanosine)-[mRNA] diphosphatase (COG:S~EggNog:ENOG503NX8D), whose translation MARTGRDDDDDKNNNDSKVDGGDGGEGKGNGDGDDDDDFFADLKINLIYPCTDTHVKKYSKQGVRFVTETPDLYRQQIRPYMQAKREQGRLNWVFNIIEGRTEVDDVIYRTKLGEAGDEGFLLLPDLNWDRSTIDALHLLALVERRDIWSLRDLRKKHISWLEHMRAKLVSATVSTYPTVEPDQLKLYVHYQPTYYHFHIHIVHVALEAGATQATGKAVGLDGIIETLKAMAGGDEAGMDGLSMTYTLGEASELWKDVFEPLKSGQASQ comes from the coding sequence ATGGCGCGGACGggtcgcgacgacgatgacgacaagaacaacaacgacagcaaggtggatggcggcgacggcggcgagggcaagggcaatggcgacggcgacgacgacgacgacttcttcgCGGACCTCAAAATCAACCTGATATACCCGTGCACCGACACGCACGTCAAAAAGTACAGCAAGCAGGGCGTGCGCTTCGTCACCGAGACGCCCGACCTCTACCGGCAGCAGATCCGGCCGTACATGCAGGCCAAGCGTGAGCAGGGGCGGCTCAACTGGGTCTTCAACATTATAGAGGGCAGgaccgaggtcgacgacgttATATACAGGACCAAGCTGggagaggccggcgacgaaggaTTCCTGCTCCTGCCCGACCTCAACTGGGACCGCAGCACCATCGATGCGCTGCACTTGCTGGCGCTCGTGGAGCGGCGCGACATCTGGTCCCTGCGCGACCTCAGGAAGAAACACATATCCTGGCTCGAGCACATGCGCGCCAAGCTCGTGTCCGCCACCGTGTCCACGTACCCGACGGTGGAACCCGACCAGCTCAAGCTGTACGTGCACTACCAGCCCACCTACTACCACTTCCACATCCACATTGTGCACGTGGcactcgaggcgggcgccaCGCAGGCCACGGGCAAGGCtgttggcctcgacggcatcatcgagaccctcaaggccatggcggggggcgacgaggcgggcatgGACGGGCTGTCCATGACCTATACGCTAGGAGAGGCAAGCGAACTGTGGAAGGACGTGTTTGAGCCCCTCAAGAGCGGGCAAGCTTCTCAATAG
- a CDS encoding uncharacterized protein (COG:S~TransMembrane:1 (n36-43c50/51o302-325i)~EggNog:ENOG503NWN4), with product MRPRTVDDASHRRRQSGVLKRNTRGDKLQISTMRRAAWAVLAAGSSLAAAQSNGRCVSLSGSKACPAFASASVSTNAALVKTYPFLQFVSDSASFDYQLTTYVKTSYVKDKFQNVLGCSGINFTDTSSMYARYTTTVLCNTLVQQSSAECGLSKQASRPVCAGTCADFAQSEAFITANKDLCSTPGADLTKLIRADFTVCSLPEGSLQGECIFGFDNEPDNCGYGNSTLGLCSYCKAGGVNSTDTCCYNADAEKRCEGVKLPTITATMIFSTPTATSTPTGTSPADGDGKSNDKSGGLSGGAIAGIVVGSLAGVALIAILLLFCIRRLRRREGSQSGSIFNQPSPARKGPTMSQMRQSPPEGYEVLPGGRVARMSALEGHSSGSPTHHSRNGTSTAAAAAGFMAGRGKGGDTQSSSDEFGESPESEPRGVLRPPPASRRQGSLSSGSLLAGDAHSPGSGGDHSSPLGVASQNSEQLPFFKDYYSQDDIHPADKVAVLWAYQPRAPDEFALERGDMLKVVGIWDDGWATGVMLDERAEEWEARRQTQRDSGVSNTSEPRDGSPTATHGEMKAFPLVCVCLPEHWRKTIEGDGSTDTNGSGIAANAPPNV from the exons ATGCGGCCGCgcaccgtcgacgatgcttcgcaccggcggcgccagtcCGGCGTTCTGAAACGGAACACGCGCGGCGACAAACTGCAAATATCAACCATGAGGCGTGCCGCCTGGGCTGTCCTGGCAGCTGGCTCCAGCCTAGCGGCTGCACAGTCCAACGGTCGATGCGTCTCTCTCAGCGGCTCCAAGGCTTGCCCCGCGTTCGCGTCTGCCTCCGTTTCCACCAACGCGGCCTTGGTCAAGACTTA CCCTTTTCTGCAATTCGTCTCCGATAGTGCTTCATTCGACTATCAGTTGACAACTTATGTGAAAACATCTTATGTGAAAGACAA ATTTCAAAATGTCCTCGGTTGCAGCGGCATCAACTTCACAGACACGAGCAGCATGTATGCACGCTACACCACCACGGTACTCTGCAACACGCTTGTTCAGCAATCCAGCGCCGAGTGCGGCCTTTCCAAACAAGCATCACGCCCCGTCTGCGCCGGTACATGTGCCGACTTTGCCCAAAGCGAGGCCTTCATCACGGCAAACAAGGACCTCTGCTCAACACCAGGCGCCGACCTGACGAAGCTCATCAGAGCCGACTTCACTGTCTGTTCCCTCCCCGAGGGCTCGCTGCAGGGTGAATGCATTTTCGGGTTTGACAACGAGCCGGATAACTGTGGCTATGGCAACAGCACGTTGGGCCTCTGCTCGTACTGCAaagccggcggcgtcaactCGACAGACACGTGCTGCTACAACGCCGATGCTGAAAAGCGCTGCGAAGGCGTGAAGCTACCCACTATTACGGCGACCATGATCTTTAGCACACCAACTGCAACTTCAACGCCAACCGGCACGTCGcctgccgacggcgacggcaagagCAATGACAAGAGCGGTGgcctcagcggcggcgccattgcCGGCATAGTTGTGGGATCCCTGGCCGGCGTTGCCCTTATTGCtatcctcctccttttcTGCATACGGAGGCTGAGACGCCGAGAAGGAAGCCAATCAGGTAGCATCTTCAaccagccgtcgccggctaGGAAAGGGCCCACCATGTCCCAGATGCGACAGAGCCCGCCGGAGGGATACGAGGTACTTCCAGGAGGGCGTGTTGCTCGCATGTCGGCCTTGGAGGGCCACTCGAGTGGCTCTCCAACACACCACAGCCGCAACGGGACAtcgactgccgccgcggccgcaggATTCATGGCAGGACGAGGCAAGGGTGGAGACacgcagtcgtcgtcggacgagTTTGGAGAAAGCCCTGAATCGGAGCCTCGTGGTGTCCtccgaccgccgcccgcgtcaaGGAGACAGGGCTCCCTGTCGAGCGGATCGCTTCTCGCGGGCGATGCTCACTCGCCAGGCAGTGGTGGCGACCATTCTTCGCCTCTAGGCGTTGCCAGCCAAAATTCAGAGCAGCTGCCCTTCTTCAAGGACTACTACTCTCAGGACGATATCCACCCTGCCGACAAGGTGGCCGTGCTGTGGGCGTACCAGCCGCGAGCCCCCGATGAGTTTGCTCTTGAACGCGGAGACATGCTCAAGGTTGTGGGTATCTGGGATGACGGCTGGGCCACGGGCGTCATGCTGGACGAGCGGGCAGAGGAATGGGAGGCGCGACGACAGACACAGCGAGACAGCGGCGTCTCTAACACGTCGGAGCCTCGTGACGGCTCACCGACTGCGACACATGGCGAGATGAAGGCGTTCCCGCTGGTTTGCGTCTGCCTCCCCGAGCACTGGAGGAAGACGATTGAAGGAGACGGGTCGACCGATACAAACGGGAGTGGAATCGCCGCAAACGCCCCGCCAAATGTCTGA
- a CDS encoding uncharacterized protein (SECRETED:SignalP(1-23~SECRETED:cutsite=VLA-LP~SECRETED:prob=0.8572)~EggNog:ENOG503PZ71), whose protein sequence is MKLATRSFFFLGVVFGLAGEVLALPHPPSEASNVTTIDTALLPETDNVQLARRSGFTKMECAVYKSSTSAAYHDSTFENKDYFRHTHKGLLTLGPGECDRVGCWEDVGVWWCNEDTKNKKRVSSWLDVEDAIFKMHLFMYTPGCETEPYLKWSNRIYHTDGWSVTVSRKKGQEC, encoded by the exons ATGAAGCTGGCTACTAGGAGTTTCTTCTTCCTGGGCGTTGTTTTTGGCCTCGCTGGAGAG GTtctcgcgctgccgcaccCGCCGAGCGAGGCCTCCAACGTGACGACGATAGACACGGCGCTCTTGCCCGAGACAGACAACGTCCAGCTAGCCAGGAGGAGCGGCTTCACGAAAATGGAATGCGCAGTTTACAAGTCGTCTACATCAGCAGCCTATCATGATTCCACGTTCGAAAACAAGGATTACTTCCGCCATACCCATAAGGGTCTGCTCACGCTAGGTCCGGGAGAGTGTGACCGGGTTGGCTGCTGGGAGGACGTCGGAGTCTGGTGGTGCAACGAG GATACCAAGAACAAGAAAAGAGTGTCTAGCTGGCttgacgtcgaggacgccatcTTCAAAATGCACCTCTTCATGTACACGCCAGGCTGCGAAACGGAACCGTACCTCAAATGGTCCAACAGGATTTACCATACCGACGGCTGGAGCGTCACAGTCAGCCGTAAGAAGGGCCAGGAATGCTGA
- a CDS encoding uncharacterized protein (COG:J~EggNog:ENOG503NU0D), translating to MVPLARASSTPPRMRSNLGSNSRRPKKALPRFTIIIIIIICGKRHKTRFYPTTGQDCDRSAKGDSAPRSRISPTLCNMSRTACGILDGQCKLSLELTTRCILGTTAAGQECQAIQGLREPTTGLRNCA from the coding sequence ATGGTGCCTCTCGCAAGAGCTTCCTCAACTCCGCCGCGCATGCGATCAAACCTTGGATCCAACAGCCGACGCCCCAAAAAGGCCCTTCCACGcttcaccatcatcatcatcatcatcatctgcggCAAGCGGCACAAAACGAGATTTTACCCCACGACCGGGCAAGACTGCGATAGGTCTGCGAAAGGCGATTCCGCACCCCGTTCCAGAATATCGCCGACATTGTGCAACATGTCACGCACAGCATGTGGTATTCTGGACGGCCAATGCAAGCTCTCTCTTGAGCTGACCACTCGTTGCATCCTGGGCACGACTGCGGCAGGCCAGGAATGCCAGGCTATTCAAGGTTTGCGGGAACCAACGACTGGACTGCGCAACTGTGCCTAG